One Spinacia oleracea cultivar Varoflay chromosome 4, BTI_SOV_V1, whole genome shotgun sequence DNA segment encodes these proteins:
- the LOC110783689 gene encoding glucomannan 4-beta-mannosyltransferase 2, translating to MADLIQDQLLQARGDLSSQLELMWETIKTPLIVPLLKLGVVVCLAMSLMLFMERLYMGIVIVLVKLFWKKPEKRYKWEALPDSIDDIETGGSNKFPHVLIQIPMFNEREVYKVSIGAACNLSWPADRMVIQVLDDSTDPVIKDMVELECQRWASKGLNIVYQIRENRVGYKAGALKEGLKRDYVKHCEHVAIFDADFRPEPDYLRRAIPFLMHNPELALVQGRWRFVNANECLMTRMQEMSLDYHFKVEQEVGSSTHAFFGFNGTAGVWRIAAIDEAGGWKDRTTVEDMDLAVRASLRGWKFVYLGDLQVKSELPSTFKAFRFQQHRWSCGPANLFRKMVMEIVRNKNVRFWKKVYTIYSFFLVRKITAHMVTFCFYCVILPLTILIPEVEVPIWGSVYIPSIITILNSVGTPRSIHLLFYWILFENVMSLHRTKATLIGLFEAGRANEWVVTEKLGDSQKNKGNAKEKSSSIKAAMKKVRAKVLDRMNFLELIVGVFLFAIGCYDFMYGKWSYYVYFFLQSISFFIVGFGYVGTII from the exons ATGGCGGATTTAATTCAAGATCAGCTGTTACAAGCAAGGGGAGATTTATCATCACAATTAGAATTAATGTGGGAGACAATAAAAACACCATTGATAGTACCATTGCTTAAACTTGGTGTGGTTGTTTGTTTAGCAATGTCATTGATGTTGTTTATGGAAAGGCTTTATATGGGTATTGTAATTGTTCTTGTTAAACTGTTCTGGAAGAAGCCTGAAAAACGTTACAAATGGGAAGCATTACCTGATTCTATTGATGATATTGAAACGGGCGGCTCAAATAAGTTCCCTCATGTTCTTATTCAAATCCCTATGTTCAATGAGAGAGAG GTTTACAAAGTATCAATTGGAGCAGCTTGTAATCTTTCATGGCCGGCTGATCGGATGGTGATTCAAGTGCTTGATGACTCAACTGACCCGGTTATCAAG GATATGGTGGAATTAGAATGCCAAAGATGGGCTAGCAAAGGGCTTAACATAGTATACCAAATAAGAGAAAACCGGGTTGGTTACAAAGCTGGTGCTCTTAAGGAAGGTTTAAAGAGAGACTACGTCAAGCATTGCGAGCATGTTGCCATTTTCGATGCCGATTTCCGACCGGAGCCCGATTACCTCCGACGAGCCATCCCGTTCCTTATGCACAACCCTGAATTAGCCCTTGTTCAAGGCCGTTGGAGATTCG TGAATGCAAACGAATGTCTAATGACAAGAATGCAAGAGATGTCACTTGATTACCATTTTAAAGTGGAGCAAGAAGTGGGGTCATCTACTCATGCCTTCTTTGGATTCAATG GAACTGCTGGTGTATGGAGAATAGCAGCCATTGATGAGGCCGGAGGGTGGAAGGATCGAACAACAGTTGAGGACATGGATCTTGCTGTTCGAGCCAGTCTTCGTGGATGGAAATTTGTTTATCTTGGTGATCTACAG GTTAAAAGTGAATTGCCAAGTACCTTCAAGGCTTTCCGGTTTCAACAACATCGATGGTCCTGTGGCCCTGCTAATCTCTTCAGGAAAATGGTGATGGAGATTGTCAGAAATAAG AATGTTAGATTCTGGAAGAAAGTGTACACAATCTACAGCTTTTTCCTAGTGCGAAAGATCACAGCTCATATGGTTACCTTTTGCTTCTACTGTGTGATTCTTCCTTTGACAATACTTATTCCTGAAGTTGAAGTTCCAATTTGGGGATCAGTTTACATCCCTTCAATTATCACCATCCTCAACTCTGTTGGAACCCCAAG GTCAATTCACCTTCTGTTTTACTGGATCCTGTTTGAGAATGTGATGTCCTTGCATCGGACTAAGGCGACACTCATCGGGCTCTTCGAAGCAGGCAGGGCAAACGAATGGGTTGTGACTGAGAAACTCGGAGATTCACAGAAAAACAAGGGGAATGCTAAAGAGAAATCATCCAGTATCAAAGCTGCAATGAAGAAAGTGCGAGCTAAGGTCCTAGACAG AATGAACTTCTTGGAGTTGATAGTTGGAGTATTCCTCTTCGCCATTGGGTGCTATGATTTTATGTATGGCAAGTGGAGTTACTACGTCTACTTCTTCCTCCAAAGTATCTCCTTCTTCATTGTTGGCTTCGGCTATGTGGGCACCATCATCTAG